The Litchfieldia alkalitelluris genome has a window encoding:
- a CDS encoding ABC transporter ATP-binding protein has protein sequence MFLQFKDVNKQYTNQKVVTDVLLDINVTVNEGEFVSILGPSGCGKSTLLSMVAGLVKPTSGEILLQGEQIKKPGKERGMVFQQAALFPWLSVEENVMFPLKKEFNKKEAKDIAQKYLSMVQLSNYLGHSPHELSGGMQQRVAIARALAMNPTVLLMDEPFGALDEQTRSRLHNELEKIWLETKKTILFVTHSIQESIKLSDRILVMGTRPGTILEEIKVDLPRPRRHSSEESIELEKRIMKLLEKEIEKVVNEELSYASN, from the coding sequence ATGTTTTTACAATTCAAGGATGTAAATAAACAGTATACAAATCAAAAGGTAGTAACAGATGTGCTACTTGATATAAATGTAACAGTTAACGAAGGGGAATTTGTTTCGATTTTAGGCCCCTCTGGATGCGGTAAATCCACTTTATTATCTATGGTTGCTGGACTAGTCAAACCAACAAGTGGAGAGATATTACTCCAAGGTGAACAAATAAAAAAGCCAGGAAAAGAAAGAGGAATGGTTTTTCAACAGGCAGCCCTTTTCCCATGGCTTTCAGTAGAGGAAAATGTCATGTTTCCTTTAAAAAAGGAATTTAATAAAAAGGAAGCAAAGGATATCGCACAAAAATATTTGTCAATGGTACAGCTAAGTAATTATCTTGGTCATTCTCCCCATGAGTTATCAGGAGGAATGCAACAACGTGTTGCGATTGCTAGAGCGTTAGCAATGAATCCGACCGTATTATTAATGGATGAACCATTTGGTGCACTCGATGAACAGACGAGATCAAGGCTTCATAATGAGCTTGAAAAAATTTGGTTAGAAACTAAAAAGACTATTCTATTTGTTACTCATAGTATACAGGAATCAATTAAATTATCTGATCGCATCCTCGTCATGGGAACTAGACCAGGAACAATTCTTGAAGAAATTAAGGTCGACCTCCCAAGACCGAGAAGGCATTCTAGTGAAGAGTCGATTGAACTCGAGAAAAGGATTATGAAATTACTAGAAAAAGAAATAGAAAAAGTGGTAAATGAGGAACTTTCATATGCGAGCAATTAA
- a CDS encoding alpha/beta hydrolase: MKNKGIMKELTVKSNFLHEHIDLIVYLPSNFTPLYKYQLLIAQDGQDYFNFGKIASVVEDLLEKEVINPTIIIGIPYQDTYDRKNKYHIDGDKHNEYIRFLGEELVPFLDKEFPTFQVGSSRILIGDSLGATVSLLSALSYPNSFGKIILQSPFVNDKIIEKIRDFKESYLIEIHHTIGKNEENVLTTDQKVIDFLSSNRALQQALKEKTFRTTYSEDNGNHTWTYWQSELPELLRKTLSI; the protein is encoded by the coding sequence ATGAAAAACAAAGGAATAATGAAGGAACTTACGGTTAAAAGTAATTTCCTTCATGAACATATAGACTTAATTGTGTATTTACCTAGCAATTTTACACCATTATACAAGTACCAATTGCTTATTGCCCAGGATGGTCAGGATTATTTTAATTTTGGGAAAATTGCTTCGGTTGTAGAAGATTTGTTAGAAAAAGAAGTAATAAACCCCACAATTATTATTGGTATTCCATATCAGGATACATATGATCGCAAAAATAAGTATCATATCGATGGGGACAAACATAACGAGTATATACGTTTTTTAGGAGAAGAACTTGTCCCTTTTCTTGATAAAGAATTTCCTACCTTTCAAGTAGGTTCTTCGCGAATACTAATCGGTGACTCACTAGGTGCAACCGTTTCTTTACTTTCTGCATTATCGTATCCGAATAGCTTTGGAAAGATCATCCTACAATCTCCATTTGTTAATGATAAAATCATCGAAAAGATACGTGATTTTAAAGAGTCGTATTTAATTGAGATTCATCATACAATAGGGAAAAATGAGGAGAATGTATTAACTACAGATCAAAAGGTAATAGATTTCTTATCTTCGAACAGAGCGCTACAACAAGCTCTTAAGGAGAAAACTTTTAGAACCACTTATTCAGAGGATAACGGAAATCATACTTGGACATATTGGCAAAGTGAACTTCCTGAGTTACTAAGAAAAACACTTTCCATATAG
- a CDS encoding YjcG family protein, giving the protein MKFGIAYFPSKKLQDLANSFRMRYDPHYALIPPHVTLKNPFEASDEEIKCISTKLHEVAKKHDPFKLDVVKISSFYPVNNVIYFKIDPSIELQQLHESLHSGYFEDNSDYAFVPHITIGQKLSDDEHSDVLSQLRMLDIQHDEKLDRFHLLYQLENGSWTVYETFQLGKDC; this is encoded by the coding sequence ATGAAATTTGGTATCGCTTACTTTCCTTCCAAGAAACTACAGGATCTTGCGAATTCTTTTCGTATGAGGTATGATCCACACTATGCGTTAATTCCACCCCATGTAACATTGAAGAACCCTTTCGAAGCTTCCGATGAAGAGATAAAATGTATTTCTACAAAATTACATGAAGTAGCCAAAAAACATGATCCCTTCAAACTAGATGTAGTTAAGATTAGTTCTTTTTATCCAGTGAATAACGTTATTTATTTTAAAATCGATCCAAGTATAGAGCTTCAACAATTACACGAATCACTTCATAGCGGATATTTTGAAGACAACTCGGATTATGCTTTTGTACCACATATAACCATTGGACAAAAGCTATCAGATGATGAACATTCAGATGTGTTAAGTCAACTTAGAATGCTCGATATACAACATGATGAGAAATTAGATCGTTTTCACTTGTTATATCAACTAGAAAACGGATCATGGACTGTTTATGAAACATTTCAGCTAGGAAAGGATTGCTAA
- a CDS encoding GNAT family N-acetyltransferase, whose translation MIATNENELKDAFAVRREVFVSEQQVPEELEIDEFDDTATHIVLYDNESPVGAGRFRIIDGIGKAERICVLASHRKHGAGRLIMDKIEDAAKEQELHKLKLNAQTHAEPFYLRLGYKTVSDVFMDAGIPHVTMIKEL comes from the coding sequence ATGATTGCAACAAATGAAAATGAATTAAAGGATGCATTTGCTGTACGTAGAGAGGTTTTTGTATCTGAACAACAGGTTCCTGAGGAACTTGAGATTGATGAATTTGATGATACAGCGACACACATTGTATTATATGATAATGAGTCACCTGTTGGTGCCGGAAGATTCCGTATCATTGATGGTATCGGTAAAGCTGAACGCATTTGTGTTCTTGCCTCACATAGAAAGCATGGGGCAGGCAGATTAATTATGGATAAAATTGAGGATGCTGCAAAAGAACAAGAGTTACATAAACTTAAGCTCAACGCTCAAACTCATGCAGAACCCTTTTATCTTCGACTTGGATATAAAACCGTTTCAGATGTTTTCATGGATGCCGGAATACCACATGTGACAATGATAAAGGAACTTTAA
- a CDS encoding DUF421 domain-containing protein gives MVEYVGIATDLIIGFISLLIITKIMGKTQITQITPFDFISALILGELVGNAVYAEETGVGQIIFAVVVWGSLIFTVEIITQKFRRTRSFLEGRPKIVVDKGQIDREALKKSKLDLNQLLHLLRGKGVFSIREVEYAILENDGSISVLKKAPYSPPTRKDTNIKGPLICLPITLISDGEVIWENLKSIGYNEDWLKGHIQSLGITSYKDIFYAEWKEGEGFYAQKP, from the coding sequence ATGGTGGAGTACGTCGGGATAGCAACCGATTTAATCATTGGTTTTATTAGTTTGTTAATTATTACAAAGATTATGGGAAAAACACAAATAACACAAATTACACCATTTGATTTTATCTCTGCACTCATATTAGGTGAATTGGTAGGAAATGCTGTTTATGCTGAAGAAACTGGGGTTGGCCAAATTATATTTGCTGTGGTGGTATGGGGAAGTTTGATTTTTACTGTTGAGATAATCACACAGAAATTTAGACGTACACGCTCTTTCTTAGAAGGAAGACCCAAAATTGTTGTAGATAAAGGACAAATTGACCGCGAAGCGTTAAAAAAATCAAAACTAGATTTAAATCAGCTATTACATTTACTTCGTGGCAAAGGTGTTTTTTCAATCCGGGAAGTGGAGTATGCTATTCTAGAGAATGATGGTTCGATTAGTGTTCTGAAAAAGGCCCCTTATTCCCCTCCTACTAGAAAGGATACGAATATTAAAGGTCCTCTTATTTGTTTACCTATTACACTAATAAGTGATGGTGAGGTTATTTGGGAGAATCTAAAAAGTATCGGGTATAATGAGGATTGGTTGAAAGGCCATATTCAATCATTGGGTATAACTAGTTATAAAGATATATTTTATGCAGAATGGAAAGAAGGCGAAGGTTTTTATGCACAAAAACCTTAA
- a CDS encoding IS256 family transposase, which translates to MTHLQFNLDLEVLKESVMNSDIDAVIKSAVVLVLNEVMEKERNDYLRVSPYERSEDRRDYRNGYYERELILNIGRITLKVPRTRNGEFSTSVFEKYARCDQALVISMLEMVINGVSTRKVTQIVEQLCGEAVSKSFVSSLTEKLDPIVKGWANRPLNTRYYPYLFVDAMYIKVREHHKVVSKAVYIATAITEKNTREILGLSVDHEEDYECWSRFLQQLKSRGLQSPQLVISDAHKGLQKAIQREFVGTCWQRCNVHFKRNIFNKLPKKDSTDVRMMVKRIFEAITIEDIRIFKDELISQFGNNSKYEKALAILEDGFEDTIQYMNYPEKIRPHIRSTNSLERLNQEVRRRERVIRIFPNTQSAFRLIGAILMEYQESIYAKRKSLMH; encoded by the coding sequence ATGACCCACTTACAGTTTAACCTAGATTTGGAAGTTTTAAAAGAATCAGTAATGAATTCGGATATTGATGCAGTTATTAAGTCTGCTGTTGTTCTAGTTTTAAATGAGGTAATGGAGAAAGAAAGAAATGATTATTTACGTGTATCTCCCTATGAACGCTCTGAAGATCGCCGTGATTATCGAAATGGCTACTATGAACGTGAGTTAATCTTGAACATTGGTAGAATAACTCTTAAAGTACCAAGGACTCGTAATGGTGAGTTTTCTACATCCGTATTTGAAAAATACGCACGATGTGATCAAGCTCTTGTCATCTCTATGTTAGAAATGGTTATTAATGGTGTATCTACTCGAAAGGTTACTCAGATTGTTGAACAACTTTGTGGTGAAGCTGTATCAAAATCGTTTGTTTCCTCCCTCACAGAGAAGCTTGATCCAATTGTAAAAGGTTGGGCTAATCGTCCTTTAAACACAAGATACTATCCATACCTCTTTGTAGATGCCATGTATATTAAAGTCCGTGAACATCACAAGGTCGTATCAAAAGCAGTTTATATTGCTACAGCTATAACTGAAAAGAATACACGTGAAATACTAGGTTTAAGCGTAGATCATGAAGAGGATTATGAGTGTTGGAGCCGCTTTTTACAACAGCTTAAATCACGCGGGCTTCAATCCCCACAACTAGTGATATCAGATGCTCATAAAGGACTACAAAAGGCCATACAACGTGAATTTGTAGGAACTTGCTGGCAAAGATGCAACGTACATTTTAAACGTAATATTTTTAATAAGCTACCAAAGAAAGATTCAACTGATGTACGTATGATGGTTAAGCGTATCTTTGAAGCCATTACTATTGAAGACATTCGAATATTCAAAGATGAACTGATAAGCCAATTTGGAAACAACTCAAAGTATGAGAAGGCTTTAGCTATCTTAGAAGATGGTTTCGAAGATACCATTCAGTACATGAATTATCCAGAAAAAATACGTCCACACATACGAAGCACTAATTCTCTTGAACGCTTAAATCAAGAGGTGCGTCGAAGAGAAAGAGTTATTCGTATATTCCCAAATACACAATCTGCTTTTAGATTGATAGGTGCAATATTAATGGAATATCAAGAGTCTATTTACGCTAAAAGAAAATCGTTAATGCATTAG
- a CDS encoding ATP-dependent helicase → MQKALLDGKMLDLNIYPREQFQYLYEAGIHNKLTCGCCGEKLKLYLGIHKQPYFYHLLTSDSSTCNNYMEDDVEQPERVINTKMEDQTIELNGFTLPKSRSIQSVIEKDPKIGWKSPKELGPLSPFSENTVPTEEQYSMSISLDFNQFDAVTTPSGPLLILAGAGSGKTRVLTSRTAFLLREQGVDPKTIMLVTFTAKAAKEMKDRLSKFTGISQQQIQSLITGTFHSIFYKIVSFHQPTKWNSHNLLKWDYQKEQIIKEAARELELDEKQFAFDQALQLIGLWKNTLLIPNIVKPKDQWEERVQYMYKHYEKRKNERGLFDFDDMLVGCYQLFLDDPELLKKYQDRFSHFLIDEYQDINKVQYETIKLLTGSSKNLCVVGDDDQAIYAFRGSDPTFMLKFEQDFPDVKVVTLSQNYRSSHGIVDSANKVIANNKERRIKKMLASFTNGQAPFCFFPYDEEEEATVVVTDIKEKIQQGASPSDFAILFRTHTASRAIFERLTQSNLPFHIEQDSESFYQRRMVRGALAYLQLSIDSNDTQAMTHVITTLFLKQKIMNDLKAISILEDCTLTDALGSIKDIHPFQQKKLKKIVPLFSLLKTMNPLSAIEMIEKEMGFGDFIKKSGNEGNSIEKGSDDLRDLKVVARKFKHVHELLEHVNHMTAMNKEMKQLSKQFREAIQLSTIHRSKGLEYKHVYLLGAVEGCLPHDFALDSLRNGDKAPIEEERRLLYVAMTRAEQSLSISVPNMRRNKTAKPSRFIKDLIKKY, encoded by the coding sequence ATGCAAAAAGCATTATTAGATGGAAAAATGTTAGATTTAAACATATATCCAAGAGAACAATTTCAATATTTATATGAGGCAGGGATACATAACAAACTAACTTGTGGATGCTGCGGAGAAAAGCTCAAACTGTATTTAGGAATTCACAAACAACCATATTTTTATCACTTATTAACTTCTGATTCATCAACATGTAATAATTATATGGAAGATGATGTTGAACAACCAGAAAGAGTAATAAATACAAAGATGGAAGATCAAACTATCGAGCTTAACGGTTTTACTCTTCCTAAGTCACGAAGTATTCAGTCAGTTATTGAGAAAGATCCAAAAATAGGTTGGAAATCACCCAAGGAATTAGGTCCATTATCCCCATTTTCTGAAAATACAGTCCCGACAGAAGAACAGTACAGCATGTCTATCTCCCTAGATTTTAACCAATTTGATGCAGTTACAACGCCCTCTGGTCCATTGCTTATTCTAGCAGGTGCTGGGAGTGGGAAAACAAGAGTTCTTACTTCTAGAACAGCTTTTTTACTTAGAGAGCAAGGTGTGGACCCTAAAACAATTATGCTTGTAACCTTTACTGCAAAAGCAGCAAAAGAGATGAAAGATCGACTTTCAAAGTTCACAGGGATTTCACAACAGCAAATTCAATCTTTAATTACCGGAACCTTTCATAGTATTTTTTATAAAATTGTTTCATTTCATCAACCAACAAAATGGAATAGTCATAATCTATTAAAATGGGATTATCAAAAAGAACAAATAATCAAAGAAGCTGCAAGAGAATTAGAACTAGATGAAAAGCAGTTTGCTTTTGACCAAGCCTTGCAATTAATTGGTTTGTGGAAAAACACATTACTAATACCCAATATAGTGAAACCTAAGGATCAATGGGAAGAACGTGTTCAGTACATGTATAAACATTATGAAAAGAGAAAAAATGAGCGGGGGCTATTTGATTTTGATGACATGTTAGTTGGATGTTATCAACTTTTCTTAGATGATCCTGAACTATTAAAGAAATATCAGGATCGTTTTAGCCATTTTTTGATAGATGAGTATCAAGATATAAATAAAGTCCAATATGAAACGATTAAATTGCTAACTGGATCTTCAAAGAATCTATGTGTTGTAGGTGATGATGATCAAGCCATTTATGCTTTTAGAGGTAGTGATCCAACATTTATGCTTAAATTTGAGCAAGACTTTCCAGACGTAAAAGTTGTTACTCTGTCTCAAAATTATCGTTCATCTCATGGTATAGTAGATTCTGCCAATAAAGTAATAGCTAATAATAAGGAAAGACGGATAAAGAAAATGCTGGCTTCTTTTACTAATGGACAAGCTCCTTTCTGTTTTTTCCCATATGATGAAGAAGAAGAAGCTACAGTCGTTGTTACTGATATAAAAGAGAAGATTCAGCAAGGGGCTAGCCCTTCAGATTTTGCCATTTTATTCCGAACTCATACTGCATCACGAGCTATTTTTGAGAGGTTAACACAATCAAATCTACCCTTCCATATTGAGCAAGACAGTGAATCATTTTATCAACGTCGCATGGTTAGAGGTGCACTTGCCTACCTTCAATTAAGTATTGATTCTAATGATACTCAAGCAATGACACACGTGATTACAACACTTTTCTTAAAACAAAAAATCATGAACGATCTCAAAGCGATTAGTATCTTAGAGGATTGTACACTAACTGATGCCCTTGGAAGTATTAAAGATATCCATCCCTTTCAACAAAAAAAGCTTAAAAAAATCGTTCCATTATTTAGTTTGTTAAAGACCATGAATCCTTTATCAGCAATTGAAATGATTGAAAAAGAAATGGGGTTTGGAGATTTTATTAAAAAGAGTGGGAATGAAGGAAATTCCATTGAAAAAGGATCTGATGATTTACGTGATTTAAAAGTAGTTGCAAGGAAATTCAAACATGTTCATGAATTATTAGAACATGTGAATCATATGACAGCAATGAATAAAGAAATGAAACAATTAAGTAAGCAGTTTAGAGAAGCAATACAATTATCTACAATTCACCGTTCAAAGGGGCTAGAGTACAAACATGTTTATTTACTAGGAGCAGTGGAAGGTTGCCTCCCCCATGATTTTGCTCTGGATTCTTTAAGAAACGGTGATAAAGCTCCAATTGAGGAAGAACGACGCCTTCTCTATGTAGCAATGACACGTGCTGAACAATCTCTATCCATTTCTGTCCCTAACATGCGTAGAAACAAAACTGCAAAGCCATCTAGGTTTATTAAAGATCTAATAAAGAAGTATTAG